A single Lactuca sativa cultivar Salinas chromosome 8, Lsat_Salinas_v11, whole genome shotgun sequence DNA region contains:
- the LOC111913693 gene encoding uncharacterized protein LOC111913693, producing MRLVCRYSEGNLEPTTPLSLSERDEEDEDVESEVEPEEDPEEEPEEDPEEEPEEDPEEEPEEDPEEEPEGNHVEYHAKQRYETFHMPYVDYTPTSPSTYWDRLYKDEMPQAQLEIHSLKRKIEEIDEHRSRLVQENQIRVDAAEKSKRKIRRLEQEVLELRKPTITKLWEGFVAWAKQAKATTYGFLDKVVGREPPQAEVLVIQSGPGDQKAKKIRKYLKEGKRILKYDDIVFKN from the coding sequence ATGCGTCTCGTTTGTAGGTACTCGGAAGGCAATCTGGAACCAACGACCCCACTCAGCCTCTCTGAACGGGATGAAGAAGACGAGGATGTGGAATCCGAGGTGGAGCCCGAAGAAGATCctgaggaagagcccgaagaaGATCCTGAGGAGGAGCCCGAAGAAGATCCTGAGGAGGAGCCcgaagaagaccccgaggaggaaccCGAGGGAAATCACGTGGAGTACCATGCGAAGCAAAGATACGAAACGTTCCATATGCCTTATGTGGACTACACGCCAACTAGTCCTAGTACCTATTGGGATCGACTTTATAAAGATGAAATGCCACAGGCACAGCTCGAGATTCACAGTTTGAAAAGAAAGATTGAAGAGATAGATGAACATAGGTCAAGGCTCGTACAGGAGAACCAAATAAGGGTTGATGCTGCTGAGAAAAGTAAACGCAAGATACGCAGGTTGGAACAGGAGGTGTTAGAGCTAAGGAAACCGACTATCACTAAGTTGTGGGAAGGGTTTGTGGCTTGGGCAAAACAAGCCAAGGCCACGACTTACGGATTCCTAGATAAGGTGGTTGGAAGAGAACCACCTCAGGCCGAGGTGTTGGTCATTCAAAGTGGTCCCGGAGATCAAAAAGCTAAAAAGATAAGGAAGTACTTGAAGGAGGGAAAGAGAATATTGAAATATGATGACATCGTTTTTAAAAATTAG